The Pecten maximus unplaced genomic scaffold, xPecMax1.1, whole genome shotgun sequence genome window below encodes:
- the LOC117320463 gene encoding histidine-rich glycoprotein-like: MTQRHHAPPTCHRGTTQHKHVTEAPRTTNMSQKNHAPPNCHRGTTYHEHFTEAPRTTNMSQRDHAPPTCHRGTTHHQHVTEGPRTTNMPQRDHAQPTCHRGTTHHQHDIQGPRTTNMSQRDHAPPTCHRGIMHHQYVTEGPCTTNLSQRNHAPPTCHRGTTHHQHATEGPRTTYMPQRDHAPPTCHRGTTHHQHVTEGPRTTNMLQRDHAPPTCHRGTTHHQHVT; the protein is encoded by the coding sequence ATGACACAGAGGCACCACGCACCACCAACATGCCACAGAGGGACCACGCAGCACAAACATGTCACAGAGGCACCACGCACCACCAACATGTCACAGAAGAACCACGCACCACCAAACTGTCACAGAGGCACCACGTACCACGAACATTTCACAGAGGCACCACGCACCACCAACATGTCACAGAGGGACCACGCACCACCAACATGTCACAGAGGCACCACGCACCACCAACATGTCACAGAGGGACCACGCACCACCAACATGCCACAGAGGGACCACGCACAACCTACATGTCACAGAGGAACCACGCATCACCAACATGACATACAGGGACCACGCACCACCAACATGTCACAGAGGGACCACGCACCACCAACCTGTCACAGAGGAATCATGCACCACCAATATGTCACAGAGGGACCATGCACCACCAACCTGTCACAGAGGAACCACGCACCACCAACATGTCACAGAGGGACCACGCACCACCAACATGCCACAGAGGGACCACGCACAACCTACATGCCACAGAGGGACCACGCACCACCAACATGTCACAGAGGGACCACGCACCACCAACATGTTACAGAGGGACCACGCACCACCAACATGTTACAGAGGGACCACGCACCACCTACATGTCACAGAGGAACCACGCACCACCAACATGTCACATAG
- the LOC117320465 gene encoding histidine-rich glycoprotein-like, translating to MTQRYHAPPTCHKGTTHHQNDTEGPRTSNMSQRNHAPPTSHKGTMHHQHVTEEPPTTNMSQRHHAPPTCHRWTTHHQHVTEEPRTKNISQRNHAPPTCHRGTTHHQHVTEAPHAPPTCHRGTKHHQHVTEGPRTINMTQRYHAPPTGHKGTTHHQHDTEGPRTINMPQRDHAPST from the coding sequence ATGACACAGAGGTACCACGCACCACCAACATGTCACAAAGGCACCACGCACCATCAAAATGACACAGAGGGACCACGCACCAGCAACATGTCACAGAGGAACCACGCACCACCAACATCTCATAAAGGAACCATGCACCACCAACATGTCACAGAAGAACCACCCACCACCAACATGTCACAGAGGCACCACGCACCACCAACATGTCACAGATGGACCACGCACCACCAACATGTCACAGAGGAACCACGCACCAAAAACATCTCACAAAGGAACCATGCACCACCAACATGTCACAGAGGAACCACGCACCACCAACATGTCACAGAGGCACCACACGCACCACCAACATGTCACAGAGGTACCAAGCACCACCAACATGTCACAGAGGGACCACGCACCATCAACATGACACAGAGGTACCACGCACCACCAACAGGTCACAAAGGGACCACGCACCATCAACATGACACAGAGGGACCACGCACCATCAACATGCCACAGAGGGACCACGCACCATCAACATGA
- the LOC117320466 gene encoding histidine-rich glycoprotein-like, whose product MTQRNHASPICHRGTAHHLHVHAIEAPRTTNMSQRDHAPPTCHIETTHHQHVTERPRTTNMPQRNHAPPTCHRGTTHHQHITEVPRTTNMSQRDHAPPTCHRGTTHHQHVTEGHAPPTCHRGITHHQHVTEGPRTTNMSQRNHAPPTCHIGTTYHQHVTEGPRTTNMSQRHHAPPTCHRGTTHHQHITEAPRTTNMSQRDHAPPTCHRGTTHHQHDIEGPRTTNMSQRDHAPPT is encoded by the coding sequence GcaccacctacatgtacatgccaTAGAGGCACCACGTACCACCAACATGTCACAGAGAGACCACGCGCCACCAACATGTCACATAGAGACCACGCACCACCAACATGTCACAGAGAGACCACGCACCACCAACATGCCACAGAGGAACCACGCACCACCAACATGTCACAGAGGGACCACGCACCACCAACATATCACAGAGGTACCACGCACCACCAACATGTCACAGAGGGACCACGCACCACCAACATGTCACAGAGGCACCACGCACCACCAACATGTCACAGAGGGCCACGCGCCACCAACATGTCACAGAGGCATCACCCACCACCAACATGTCACAGAGGGACCACGCACCACCAACATGTCACAGAGGAACCACGCACCACCAACATGTCACATAGGGACCACGTACCACCAACATGTCACAGAGGGACCACGTACCACCAACATGTCACAGAGGCACCACGCACCACCAACATGTCACAGAGGCACCACGCACCACCAACATATCACAGAGGCACCACGCACCACCAACATGTCACAGAGGGACCACGCACCACCAACATGTCACAGAGGAACCACGCATCACCAACATGACATAGAGGGACCACGCACCACCAACATGTCACAGAGAGATCACGCACCACCAACATGA